In Rosa chinensis cultivar Old Blush chromosome 1, RchiOBHm-V2, whole genome shotgun sequence, a genomic segment contains:
- the LOC112181619 gene encoding ATG8-interacting protein 2, producing MADNVEGEESNGRGNGWEVVSLTASAYAAAPGPREVELSSDDKSGTYGEQAETSRALFMSGHFVFPPNQHENLPVEPDSSEVDDEKVQKDAVDEISTEEGGRSRGKEEENLTLKGLDVSDEFAGIQFLNEKDNRLPIGGTEFGEGTALEGLNFDDKEQDVYGAAKFGFDGETVLHGSSTYGENTDIPGLTEPSEPDLDFSGDISQSPRSMKDDKFDVSDLPCGAWWKRRASSLYSHAKEANAYWSIFVAAAVMGLVILGQRWQNERWLALQQKWQFSVDQKGGRVLGPISRLKDVIVGGQRRGSFIGGSASSEL from the exons ATGGCAGATAATGTGGAGGGAGAGGAGAGTAATGGTCGTGGGAATGGATGGGAAGTTGTATCACTTACTGCGTCGGCATACGCTGCTGCTCCCGGTCCGAGAGAAGTGGAATTGAGCAGTGATGATAAGAGTGGAACTTATGGAGAGCAAGCTGAAACATCTCGTGCTTTGTTCATGTCTGGTCACTTTGTTTTTCCACCCAATCAGCATGAGAATTTACCTGTGGAGCCTGACAGCAGTGAAGTTGATGATGAAAAGGTGCAGAAGGACGCAGTAGATGAGATAAGCACTGAGGAAGGGGGTAGGTCTAGGGGAAAGGAGGAAGAAAATTTGACATTAAAAGGGTTGGATGTTTCAGATGAGTTTGCAGGAATACAGTTCTTAAATGAGAAGGATAACAGGCTACCCATTGGCGGTACAGAATTTGGAGAAGGCACGGCCTTAGAAGGATTAAATTTTGATGACAAAGAGCAGGATGTATATGGTGCTGCGAAATTTGGTTTTGATGGTGAAACAGTTCTTCATGGTTCATCCACATATGGTGAGAACACAGATATTCCTGGACTTACAGAACCTTCAGAGCCAGATTTAGATTTTTCTGGGGACATCTCTCAATCCCCAAGGTCAATGAAAGATGATAAATTTGATGTTTCGGACCTCCCTTGTGGAGCTTGGTGGAAAAGAAGAGCTTCCTCCTTGTATTCTCATGCAAAGGAAGCAAATGCATATTGGTCTATTTTCGTAGCAGCAGCTGTGATGGGCCTTGTGATACTTGGGCAGCGATGGCAGAACGAAAGGTGGCTGGCTCTACAACAGAAGTGGCAATTCAGTGTTGATCAG AAAGGAGGAAGGGTTTTAGGTCCAATATCTCGACTTAAAGATGTAATAGTTGGTGGCCAGCGACGTGGATCCTTTATTGGAGGCAGCGCCTCAAGTGAACTTTAA
- the LOC112194118 gene encoding uncharacterized protein LOC112194118 isoform X1, whose amino-acid sequence MGDLYALDFDGVLCDSCGESYASAAKAAKERWPKLFSDVDPSLKDWMVDQIGMVRPVLQSRYENLILLRLLLEMRDPSIRESSVAEGLTVEGIVENWSELKSLVLKEWGEDKDALIKVFGKVRDEWKDQDLETWTAANRLYPGVADALTLAASTIYIVTGKQMQSRFAEVILEKLAEVTLPPGRIIGDGSRSSRKIEVLKQLQEKPEHQGLKLHFVEDRLATLKKVIEVPELDGWNLYLGGWGYNTQKERDEAATIPRIQILQLSDLSNKLK is encoded by the exons ATGGGGGATTTGTACGCTTTGGATTTCGATGGGGTTCTGTGCGATAGCTGCGGAGAGAGCTACGCCTCTGCTGCCAAG GCTGCTAAAGAGAGATGGCCAAAGCTATTCAGTGATGTGGATCCAAGCTTGAAGGATTGGATGGTTGATCAGATCGGCATG GTGAGACCTGTGCTGCAATCTCGATATGAGAATCTGATACTTTTGAGGCTACTTCTGGAGATGAGGGATCCTTCTATAAGGGAGTCATCAGTTGCGGAAGGGCTCACAGTGGAGGGGATAGTGGAGAATTGGTCAGAGTTGAAGAGTCTGGTTCTGAAGGAATGGGGTGAGGATAAGGATGCTCTTATAAAGGTGTTTGGAAAGGTCAGGGATGAGTGGAAGGACCAGGACCTGGAAACTTGGACTGCTGCAAATAG ATTGTATCCAGGTGTTGCTGATGCTCTTACATTGGCAGCCTCTACCATTTACATTGTCACTGGGAAACAG ATGCAGAGCCGATTTGCCGAGGTAATACTGGAAAAACTTGCAGAAGTTACACTACCACCTGGAAGAATAATTGGAGATGGATCTCG TTCCAGCCGCAAGATAGAAGTACTGAAGCAGCTTCAAGAGAAACCAGAACATCAAGGGCTGAAGCTGCA CTTTGTGGAGGATAGACTAGCAACCCTGAAGAAAGTTATTGAAGTACCCGAATTGGATGGTTGGAATTTGTATCTGG GCGGTTGGGGGTACAATacacagaaagagagagacgaAGCTGCTACAATTCCCAGGATTCAGATTCTTCAGCTTTCGGACTTAAGTAACAAGCTGAAGTAG
- the LOC112194118 gene encoding uncharacterized protein LOC112194118 isoform X2: MGDLYALDFDGVLCDSCGESYASAAKAAKERWPKLFSDVDPSLKDWMVDQIGMVRPVLQSRYENLILLRLLLEMRDPSIRESSVAEGLTVEGIVENWSELKSLVLKEWGEDKDALIKVFGKVRDEWKDQDLETWTAANRLYPGVADALTLAASTIYIVTGKQSRFAEVILEKLAEVTLPPGRIIGDGSRSSRKIEVLKQLQEKPEHQGLKLHFVEDRLATLKKVIEVPELDGWNLYLGGWGYNTQKERDEAATIPRIQILQLSDLSNKLK, translated from the exons ATGGGGGATTTGTACGCTTTGGATTTCGATGGGGTTCTGTGCGATAGCTGCGGAGAGAGCTACGCCTCTGCTGCCAAG GCTGCTAAAGAGAGATGGCCAAAGCTATTCAGTGATGTGGATCCAAGCTTGAAGGATTGGATGGTTGATCAGATCGGCATG GTGAGACCTGTGCTGCAATCTCGATATGAGAATCTGATACTTTTGAGGCTACTTCTGGAGATGAGGGATCCTTCTATAAGGGAGTCATCAGTTGCGGAAGGGCTCACAGTGGAGGGGATAGTGGAGAATTGGTCAGAGTTGAAGAGTCTGGTTCTGAAGGAATGGGGTGAGGATAAGGATGCTCTTATAAAGGTGTTTGGAAAGGTCAGGGATGAGTGGAAGGACCAGGACCTGGAAACTTGGACTGCTGCAAATAG ATTGTATCCAGGTGTTGCTGATGCTCTTACATTGGCAGCCTCTACCATTTACATTGTCACTGGGAAACAG AGCCGATTTGCCGAGGTAATACTGGAAAAACTTGCAGAAGTTACACTACCACCTGGAAGAATAATTGGAGATGGATCTCG TTCCAGCCGCAAGATAGAAGTACTGAAGCAGCTTCAAGAGAAACCAGAACATCAAGGGCTGAAGCTGCA CTTTGTGGAGGATAGACTAGCAACCCTGAAGAAAGTTATTGAAGTACCCGAATTGGATGGTTGGAATTTGTATCTGG GCGGTTGGGGGTACAATacacagaaagagagagacgaAGCTGCTACAATTCCCAGGATTCAGATTCTTCAGCTTTCGGACTTAAGTAACAAGCTGAAGTAG